The genomic interval CGGTCAGCAGAGGTTTTATAGTTTTGAGTCTCAGATTTGAATGGCTAAAACATTGGTAGCGATCCAAAATTTAGAGAATCCCTGATTTagcctgcattttttttcctctttgcaAAATAGTCCCCGGTGGTGAGAGGCAGCATGCAGCAGCAACAGCCCCCGCCGCTCCGGTTTCGATCGCTGTCGACGCGCTCTGGGGAACATGGAGACGACGCAGATACGCAGAGGAGGTCAGTTCGACAGTTCGGGTCCCTCTTATCCActctcggcggcgcggcgtcagATTtcacgctgctgctgctgctgttgcaacAATAACGCTGTCGACTCTCATCTGTTTTCTGCTTGCATCTGCTCAACTACAACTCGACAAGGCAAACTCGACAGCAGATGCCATGTCGTAGTTCATGGCGGAGCGGCGTCCGGGCGGCGGGGCTGAACAAGATGGAGAAAAAGGCTTCAGCGAATGGCCCTCTGGTTAAGGGGAAGCGATCCCATTGAGGATCACGGTCAATTGGTCAAAGAAGTAAAGCTTTTTATCAACACGGTCATAAGCGTTCAACTTAAACAGGCTCATTTGAATTGACACAATCGCATCACACCAGGGCGCACTAGGCGGTCAACCTAAACACGCTCTTAATTACACTCCCTTGTTCTCGCTACTAAAAAATCAAGTTCAGTGATCAGTTGTCTAGGTCCAGGTATGCTATTGTTGCACTGCACCCGCGGCAAAAGCTTTCCTGTAATTATGTTGGCACTTGGCACacttttggctgtgtttagttcacataaaaattaaaagtttgattgaaattgaaacgatgtgatgaaaaagttgaaaatttgtatgtgtaggaaagttttgatgtgatgaaaaaattagaagtttaaagaaaaactttgcgCAAGCAATGCATGCAGCGTTCAGgttcatatatcatatatgataTACGTTCAGCAATGCAGCATGATGGTCAAACCCCAAGGCAAAGCATTGCGCAAGGCTCTTGCATGCATTAATTTAATACGTAGTAATCATCAAGATGGAAATGGTTGACCAATTCATATGCAATTCCGCTGGTAGCATATTTTACCAGAATGTCAAGGTACTGTACATTGCATGCGACCTTAACATCTGGTTTTATATATTCACCTATCTTCTGACTTCAGCTAGTtaaatatagtactcccttcgtccctctATCAGAGATCttgatattttatttgtacTATTTGATCATTCAcattattaaaattttttaaaattattatttatttttttgacttaccttattatctaaaatactttaagcacaatttttctttttatatttatacaatttttttaataaaataagtggtcaaacagtagaTGTAAAATATCAAAACCTTTTATATtgggggatggagggagtactgcaTCGAGCTGACTGAAAACTTTGCATGACGCGCCCAAGAATTCCAAGCTAGCGAGCAGGACGACGTGTAGAGGCTGGATTTTAATCTATTTTGTAAGAAAAAGGAGCCCGCTTGACTTGAACCGGCCAAGCCCCAGTAGAAGCCAGAAGAGACCTGAGACCAACACCAAAAGGGCAAAAACACCCCGTGCGCGCCCGTGCGATGCGTCCTCACCAGTGCACCAGTCAATTTCAAACAGCATCGACCGCATCGCATTGCCGCGTTGTACGCCCCAGGTGAGCGAGCCGCTTCGCTCGGAACGAGTCGCTCCTCTCCCGCGCGCGCTGCGTCTCTCTCCTCCCTACATAAGCACAACCAGAttgagcagagcagagcagagcaggcGTTTCACTTATACGTACAtggcggtggctgcggcggcggggacaaGGGGCATGCGGGCGCTGGCAATCCTGGGGCGGTGCGTGCGGGCGCCGTTCCGCGCGCTGGTGCGCGCGCGGGACCTGTACGTGAGCCGGATGGCGGCGTgcgcggggggcggcggcgggggaggcgcgcCGGTGGGGCTGGTCGCGGTGCCGCGGTGCCAGAGCCACGGGTTCTaccggtcggcggcgggaggcagcaCCGACGACGACATACGCGAGCTGATCCGCCTAGCCTCGCGCGCCGGTGGGCCGCCGAGGCCTCCCGGCGTCGGGCCGCGGAGCCAGAGCGTGGCCATCGGGAGGATCGACGAGGACGAGCCGTGCGAGTTCGGCCTCGACGCCGAGGCCAGGGCGCTGGCCATGGCTCCGAAGAGCAAGAGCTGCACCGTCGGGCCAACCGCCAGGACCGCGCACAGGGTTGGCCCCGTTGCTTGATACATCGATGCACCTTCCATTTGTATTTACCAATGGCTCTGGCAGTActaccttcatcccaaaatattataGTACACAATTCAAATTTAGATTCGGAATATTAGAATATGTTTCATCctatattatcaaatttttggATGGAGTGAGTACGAGTGTTTTGTGTAGCAAATGTAACATGTTAAGCGCTACAGTGATCTGTACGTGTCACTGTAATTCAAAGAGTGTGACTGCGTCCGTCAGGCAAAATATTGTTCGATGTGTGCCACAGCGATGGGCGTCGTCTCCGTGCCAGAGTGCCCGTAAAGCGGAAGATGAACTCGCGGTCGAGTATTTGTCGGCTATCTGGAGAACGTCGCGCCCTTTCTTGACCGTGGCAATTCAAGAACGGGTGGCGCTGGCCAGCAAAGCTGCGGAATCGCTCGCTGTTTTTGTGTCCACACGCGTTTCAGACATGTTGAAGTAACATATGCGTCTCCGGTGGGGCAAAAAACTATGGATACGGGGATAATAGATCGAAAGAACGTTACTCGCCCAGACCGCTCGCAATCTGCCAATCTTGCTTGTATCAGACGATTTTTTCTCCATCCGATCAAAATCTAAGTGCAAAGAACTAAAACCATTGGGATGCAACGGTAAACAGAACACTAAACAATCCAGATCGCTCGCAATCTGCCATTTGCTCCTTTCCACTTAAATAGGCACGATTGGAAGATGTGATGGCACGATTTGCCATCGCTAGCACAGAGATGGCAGAACGACGCAAGGTGCCACCCACGGTGTTGCATGGTATCGGCCATCATACATGCCCCTCTGACCGTCAGAAACATGAAGAATTTGTATCTGGCGGGGGTCCTGGATTTCCAAATGATCTTCCCCAGGGACAATAAGTTCTTCCGGCTGTAAGCAATGCCTAGGCTGATTTGGTTGGGAACACTCCATTCCCCGACGCCCGTCCAAACAAGCGTGTCTGTGGACGCAGGGTCGAGGCTTATACCAGCGAGCTCGTCCCACAGGCCAAAGAATTCAGAGCTCGCCTGCTATGTCTTGCTTCTCTCGACGCTTCCTTGACTATGTACGTGCGGCGCAGTCGCGCCCTGCTTGCTCATTGCCCATCAGGAGAGAACAGAGAGAAGAGGCCAGAAATTACTTGGCTGCCCATCCCTGTTAGTACCTCCTTCAATAGTTATTTAGCACGTGCCAAGTACCACCCGGTATGGACCACTCTTAGCCGTTCGATATGGTATAATGGATGGCTCAGATCTTAGATACTTGGAGGTACCAACTACCAAGAGATATCAaggatagtaaaaaaaaaaaactccttgcTTTAACTGTTATTGTGGAATTCTAACCGACACAGGTACAAGTTAGAAAATTCATTACACATTTTATtgagaaaattgcatatctacCATGGTATAAGATGGGATTCGCTGGAATGTCATCGCTTAGATGGGCTTCGCTAGAATACCATCCTTAACCAGAGTGTCTTCGCAAAAATGCCATTCCGGATGGAAATGCCCCTggcttttcttcttcctccatcccacGCGTGAAGATCTCGCCGGTGGCCATGGccagctccaccgccgcgccaccggtGCCGCCTTGCCGACGGCGATTGGGGCGCTGCCCTCCTTGCCATCTCTGCCGACCCTTGTCGTTGGATTCGTCCACTTCTCTCATCgaccaaaaagaaagaaaaaaaaatgttttctcaCGCATGGCTTCTTCGCCGCTGCTCCTATCCGCTCCGGCGGTCGATCTCCCGGACCCAATCCGGCTAGGCgttcccctcctcctcatcctccgccgccatcgcccctTTTTATGCCCCCTGCTGTTGCTGCGTTAGCGGCGCCTCCTGCGGCACGAGCGCGTTCTtcctccctcgcctcctcccccttcccctcatAAGCCGGCACACCAATAGTGCGACGAGCAGCACCACAGACACACCGAGGAGCGACGCTGACAGGGCGCTGAGCGGCGTGGGCAGCCTCGACGACCTCAAATGCACGGGCGcaccaccctccgccgccggcgccggcggggatgGTAGGGAGGGCAACGCCCCAATCGTCGCCGGCAAGGCGGCACCAGTGGCTCGGTGGTGGAGCTGGCCATGGCCGCTGGCAAGCTCTTCACGCGTGGgatagaggaagaagaagagccaGTGGCATTTCCGTCTGAAATGGTATTTTGGCGAAGACACTCTGGTTAAGGATGGTATTCTAGCGAAGCCCATTTAAACGATGGCATTCCAGCGAAGCCCATCTTATACCATGGTAGATATGCAATTCTCTCTTCGCTACAGTAAAGGTGATTTTATCCTTTAATATTCATTTGCATGACCTTTTCTGGCTGATGTTTGTGTCCATATTATGCCCACCACTTTACATACATAAGTTACACAAATAGATAATCATGGTAGGTTATGTACAGGGTGGTTACCatgttgctacagtaaacagGCCTAAACAAGGTTTTGCTATGGGGCAACGGTGGTTGGACAATAAGCCTCTGTGATGCATTTTGTCAAAAAACCATGTCGCTACATTAAACAGGCTTAAACACGGTTCTGCTTTTTGTCAAGAATGTTTGTAGGGTTGAGGTGCCACTTTAAGTCAATCGACtgatttttatttccttttcagtAGTTGATTTTTCTCCATCCCAACAAAATCTTTAGCAGAATGCAAAAATAGTCTTTAGCAGGCCCGTAAAGAATTATTAACGGGCTTAAAAAGCCTTAATGGGCTTGGTGAAAACCTTTAATCAAGTAATAAAAGCAAATAGTGGGTCAGTAGAGGATTGGTGTGTCTACGTAACAAATCACATATAGCAGGCGCTATAGTGAATGCTAAGTTCTAATGGTGAAATTTAATaatcatacacacacatacacactaacatatattttttttttggctaaataGATGTAAAAATGAGAAGATCATAAGACCTCACCTTAAACAGCCGCGTGGGAGTCGGACATGATAGTACACAATGACGTCCTGCTGGTTGGATTGGTTAGTGATGGGCCCTGACCGGCAGTCACACAACCGGCTTAGGCCTTTGAGCCAGTCCTGCTTTAATTGTTAGTGTATAATTCTAATTAACACAGGGTGCTGTTAACAAAAATTTGGTAAATCCGGAGTAATCATCGGGTTAGAGTCAGCATCGACTTTGAAAtactgagattagccgatgagagttgtcaagttagttgtcggattcttgctatattcgattaaggaaattgatctattaaaggaagcttatccagaagagaccgagttcaaagagaatgcggcatggcaagttatctattaattaggaatagtttgttagtttccttttatctttagaaaagtgtgtttagtgtcctataaggactttatcttttccttttatctttaggaaagtttctttcttgtccgataaggacttgtatcaacctatgggtataaatatgtacacctggggtctatgtaatctatcgctacgatcaatacaattcggtgcatcgccaccctttttacttctacttttgtttttacgttccggcggaacttggcacccgacgcggggctgcattgTCTTCGATCTCCAgtgaagggataagtccaatgttccgccggtccaggcaactgtatcgtctacgtcggcgtcgttcaaggctgcatcaggacattcgacctcttggattactctggtttggataatatatttgcctggctatttatcatatgtctatgttaatctagtcctagcatctcaatttagctctatcggctgtttctcgctttagggtttctgccagTATCGACTAAATCgtcttactagattagattagcctaggcatctaccaccctgaaaatcagtcaacggcttgattgtctagatattttgtttcttttcatacttagtgctgcatcagttaagtttgatatactaagtcgtgcttagaaccataatccctagcctgcttcttgattgccaataagggtttcattggagtttcagccgatgagttatctggacattgcatcggcttacaaggattgcaaacatattggatttagccgatcgcaataagatttaattgtttaatataatcttgtggattttatgacatcggacctccagccgatgtatgctttaatcttcggatcaatgcttattatatattgtttctagccgattggtttatactcgATTATATtacatcagccgattgcctttatatcatcatctacattggacatatagccgattgtttaaaccctatcgctatcggctggtatcagcATCGGCTGAAATCAttacatcggcttgtcagccgatcggttGTTTTATCTGCtgtttgcatatcttgtcagttgcaggatcaaactgactggcacgtccgcatctcattaatttttggacctgcacaggagctaagcagatctccgccgatgtgttcgattttttcgttaACAGGtgcaagatgaaaaaaaaaatcattacacATTACGATCTCAATCTGTCATCCACTCCCCACCCTCCacttcctcctccaccgccttaCGCCACCACCCGTCTTTCCATTGGGCACCTCGACCCACCTTCTCCTCTTATGACCGGGGTCACCGTCCCCATCTTCTCCAACGAGACGACAGTATGTCGCCACGTTAGTTTTTCATTATAGGTTTCTATAACAGGAGATAGAGGGTCCGGCTAATACGCGATTAGTCGTTGACGGACGCGGCACACGATCGGCGACACTCGACACGTTTTTCCCTGAGCCTAGCTCGCGGCTTGCCTACACACGTGCATGCTCGATGAGTTTAAAaccaatttaaaaaataagttcggaaaaacgaaagagaataaaaaatatattgcacTAAAAACTATTCATATACATTGCTAACTTTGTACATAGGTGTAGAAAatgttttgtaaaaaatatatttaaattcaaatccATCGGTAATATAAACTTTTATTGCATAAAGCTTAGGTGTGTACAAACTTTATGAGTTTAAACTTTAATAGTAAAAACTTTAGGTATGTAAACATACTTAAAAATGAAAAGCAcgagatggaaaaaaaacagtGCCAAAAATGCAAAGGGAGCCAATCGTGCAACTTGTCGGAACCAATCGTGTAACCTGTCAGACACGCGAGCACCACACGGACTAGCATTTTCCGGAAACGACCGCGTCGACTTTATCCAAGCGAGCGATCGTCCATTAGGATTTTTGGGATATATATAGCTCATTATAAACCCATAACAACCATTTGGTTATGGTATACAGAGGCAGAGAGCCCCATACGGCAGGGTGACCCACCTGCCGTACCCCCGGCCCCGCCCGCCCGTTCCTCCGCCAGCGAACAAATGAGTCGTTGCTGACCCCGTGAACAAACCATGAGCGGTATAGCCTGTATGCAGCCTAGCTTCAAACTCGAGCTTCTACCAGTACCAGCTACCAGGTGAACTCTACGTACCATCGTGAGGATGGGCTCACCATCGTTGCTTGCGTTCTGCACTTCTGCTCCTAGCAGTACTGCACAAACTTCTTGCGTTCACTGTTGTTTACCTGTTATTTTTAATCTTCTTACGAGAGGTACCATCTCATACATGCAAATCACATATGTCGCGTGTTCGATCCATCTAAATTTTTCGATGTGCTCCATCACTGATCGCGAACACACATTAATGTGCATAATGTGTGGTGAGGAATCGGTTAGTAGCTAGTGTGTCTATATCAGATCAAACAGTACccttggttttatttttttaagaatattatattgtttTCTCTTATATATCTGCGCGTGAGTTGTGTGCTGAATAAATTAACACAACTACTGACCTCATGTCCTCATTGATTATAAGCTTGAGCTTTACTTagttccacaaaaaaaaaaaaaaactgttgacAAAAAAAACTCAGATCTTCAAGCTGCCAGAGCACTGAAAAAGGAAGCAAAGCAATGGTCTTGGAGCTTCTCACAATGGCTGCTCACCGCGTGGGG from Oryza glaberrima chromosome 3, OglaRS2, whole genome shotgun sequence carries:
- the LOC127765035 gene encoding uncharacterized protein LOC127765035, which translates into the protein MAVAAAAGTRGMRALAILGRCVRAPFRALVRARDLYVSRMAACAGGGGGGGAPVGLVAVPRCQSHGFYRSAAGGSTDDDIRELIRLASRAGGPPRPPGVGPRSQSVAIGRIDEDEPCEFGLDAEARALAMAPKSKSCTVGPTARTAHRVGPVA